ATACTTATTTTCAATTATGTAGGAAAAAATGATTTCCATTAGTTTCGAATTTCTTATGAGATATCAATCGATACgaaaaaaagaatattctaattaattCATTTCTCCTTTTTACTAAATTATGTTTTAAGTAAAATAAGTTTAGAAATAGGCATAGATTATGGGTTCCGGATTAGATGTAGATGTAGATTTTAGATTTGCAACAAGATTATTCCAGACAAATCTAAAGAGCATATTCAACGATAAAGAACGCAAAGTACTGCCGTGATAATCTAAAGTTACATAAATACTAATAATCATGAAAACATAATTATCGATGAAATTCTAGACAATTATAAATACTTCTTAAATGATTCATAGCATTCGTTTCACGTCTCAAATGGAAACAAAATGCATATGTTTCGATATATTTAAAtagttttaaatattaatttaaatatttttcgatGGAAAGAATACAATTGTTTGACAGATTGAACAATTCGAGACTGAACAGTCAATATTTGATGACTAAATACGAAAAgcgttcaaatatttataatttactaAATGACATTCTCTTATTTAAAAACTATTCTATgcattacatatatttttaatatttttttatttatagccAAGAgagatatatttattatagccaaagagaaaaaggaatccccaaagatataattttataatatcaaagtatcaatttaattttctttgcaCAATCTCATTCAGTTTTCTTTTCGTCATTAGCTCTTTCAAGCAAAACAATAAGTATACAAAATTTtctattacaatttttttattattatgttacactgaacaatttctttattaatttctcTTGTTCTCCGTTTTGTATGAAACTGTGTTTTAAAATATGATTAGAATGTAAAATAGAAGTCTTGTAACCCTATAGGGTAGCCAATAAATTACTGCTATCACTACTAgtaatttctttattattataacATCATTAAATAATATCTGCTTTCTTCTTGCTAAAAGATGGGAGCAATATTCGCAGCAAAACTCCACTATCGACGAAGAGGATATAGTCGACGAGTCGAGGGAAAGAATAAACATAAATTCCACAGAGCAATCTTTAGATTTTATTTGTGAAAGAGCTCAAGATCGTCAAATCTCCACGACTACAACGGTATTTCGCGCTTGGGAAATTCCGGCATATCAGAACACTGGGCAAAACACCGAAAATGAGCTGAAATGTCGTTCATGGCAAGAGTCACGGTATTCGATTGGCTTGAGCAATAATTCCTTTGACAATGAAGCGTGTTCATTGTCACGTGTAGAACAAGGTGGTAAGATACTTTCAGACGATATTATCAGCATgtaaaatagataaaataacAATTCTATATCAACTTTTTAACAGTGCAGTTTAAAATGTCGAATAACGAAGACGTTAATAGTTACTAAATAATTATGTTCACACGAATTTGTATTGAACAGTACATTAATGAACACTACATTAACTTCGTTTATGACTTTACCGTCGCCAATGTGGCTATAATGGGGCCAGCGTAGCCTAAATATTTATCGAACATGTAactatacttttcatttcatatCATCGCGTGTAACAAACGACAAGGCTATCGTAAAATCATTGTAAAATTGTAATACTTTTTGCAATAAACGCAAACCACATTTTAACGCTAACTTCTCCTTCATCTTCGTCTCGAATATTTATTCGAATTACACATTCATCGATAGAAaacgaaatgaaaatatttgaaaaatatttcactcTATATTTCCAGACTTATTTTTAGAGGAATTCCACGTTCATTTTTAGCCGAAACATGGTTTTGAAATCATATAAAGTTTATATATCCCTAAAGATATGTTCCATACTACTGTGATCAAAAGAATTGAAAGATCGATAATTTATTTCTGTGCATATCGTTCTCCTCAAATCAAATTTTTGCAAATTTAGTACATCCGCTGTTGATAATTATTGATACAGATACTTTTAAAGCAAGAAACGACGACAATTTCTAAATTTCTTCAATACGTTACATTCTTTGGTGTTGCACAAATTCATACAATACCTTTAACAATCAAAGATAAAACAAAAGTATTTAACACAAAAATAGAGATAGAATAAGATAATTACACAAAGATgtataaattttcttaaaatcTCCTAATAATTCAAAAAAAAATTCGAAACATAGTTTTTAtcagtatatataatataattcgcTTTTTCATTACAATCACTACATATGTTTCTCGTTGTTATTatactaaaaaatattgaagaaattttaatttactatatattcatattaaacaaaacaaaaaaaaaaaaaaaaaaaaaaaagacgtaaaattgatttaattgaaattggaataaaaataatattgagaTATTAGCATTTCGTTAAAAATTCAATTGTCAACATATATGTGACGCCAATGAATTcgtgtaatttaaaaaagaatgaaattatTCGCAAAACTTCGCGGACTGGTTCGATTGACGTCAGTTAACAAATATAGATGAGATAGCGGTACGGAAGCAAGGCTAAGGGCTCTACCACCGATCCGACCACGTTTTATACATCATCGCCCGCAGATGATCCTGATTCCGACAACCTACATTATAGCGGCACGTTTATTAACTGGCACGCGGGAGCAGCTTGGTAATGACGCATCGAATATCCAGCTATTTTCATCTGACTGCCGCTTTGTGAATAAAAAACTGATACCGGTTAAAACCTCACTACGATTACATCGTCCCGTATAATGCTAGAGGATACAGGAAATCGTCACTGAACTGAATTTTCATCCGCCAAATTTCGCGAAAGCCATTTGAAGTCACGTTAGCAGATATTAGTTAGCAAACTAATTTTCAAACAAGCGTCAACTAACTAGAGATAAATGCTGGATAAGAAGCTGATTTACGTATTTTCCAAATTTTAGAACGCGCGTTTTATCCATAACGAGTAAAATACATAGATTCATATTCACATGTTTATTCGAGATGGAGTTATTTAATAAATTCCCATTTCTTCCGAGACTGAAACATAAAACTACAATAAATAAACACACTAATATCATACGATAAtggattattattttaaaaactcATATTTTTTATCagcataaataattaaacatacGAGACAAAGTACTTTATGGAACAagacaatataaaatatttaatcctaTATAAACTTCCAATTATAGAAAAAAACAATTTCATGAAGTTatcacgttatgtcgtattaatGATGGATTTAacgaattttattataaatcaagATTTTCTATATACATTCATTAATTTATACAACATTTATAAATCTGAATTTATTTCTTCTCTATAAGACGCTACAGTAGCCAAGTAATAGTTTTCAGCATCAGCTTATTCTAGAATTTGCTTATGTAAATTCTGATAAAAAAAGAGCTACTGTATCTTTAAAGATttatagattttttttttttttttttttttttatagaattttgaTATACATGAAATTCTTACGTTTCAATATACTATTCAATATACGTTCAAATATACTATTTCTATTGTGTTAGAAGTCGTAACTTTGTTaacttattaaatttattaaaatctgAATCCTTTACATTTCAGAGACAAATAAACGATTGACCGGCGACAGACCTCGCAAAGAAAGGACTGCATTTACAAAACATCAAATTCGCCACCTTGAATATGAATTTGCGCATAGTAATTATCTGACACGTTTACGTCGCTATGAAATAGCAGTTGCTCTCGATCTAACAGAACGTCaggtaaattgaaattttaaaatcacctctatcttttaaaattttaatatatttttcatatcgtttattattttgttattctCTAGAAAATAGTATTGCAGGATACCTAGATCCAGAAGTGATTCCATTGaaagatataattttaattCCATAGAACTCATTGCATTTTGTATTTCCCCATCTTTCATACGATAAGTTCTacgaaattgaaaataaaatatcttttaaactaattttttaaaacaCAAGCAAATCAATATCTtcttatagaaaataaaaaaccaATTGTATGTGTAGAAGAAATGTATGATTCAAATGTatgattgaaaaaaataatagtaaGCTTTGAAGTCTTAAAGCACGTCGTGCAATATTCAAAACTATTTGATTTTACCTCATGAATTTTTTTCCTATTCTATACTACTTCCGATAGTATACTACAATTAAATAATAGCTAGAAAAGATATTACGCATGTAAATTTGTATTTGGTTTGAACTATTTCTTCAAATGATGAACTATTGAATCAAATGTATCgataaagtataatatttgGCAAATAGAAAGTTTCATTTCATATCAACtaattataagtaaataaaacaatattaCAAGAACAGTATTTTAATTCTAGACATAATTAGTTAACTTTGTTAAGTAAAATTCTCTTGTTATGttctgttatgttataactagTAATATATTATGGATTATCACTTGAAAAAAATATAGTTGTGTACATAATAAATAACTAATGTAATATGTTCCTAATTTTTTAGGTAAAGGTATGGTTTCAAAATAGACGTATGAAGTGGAAGAGAACAAAAGCGGGATTAGGAAGTGCATCAGAAAAATTTTGATGATCCCTGATAATTACTTCTTTAATTTTAAACATCTTATACAATGTCCAATGTAAATAgtaaattaagtaaaatcatgTAATCAAAAAAGTGTTCAATATCTCTATAGTACTTAATTATAACATTTGTACATTATtgtgtttaataaaaaatttatgtaaCATTATCTAGAAGAAACTATCGGTACAAAATTCATATCAAAacctttttcttttaatttttcttctaaAGCAGATAATTTATGTCTTGTACTTTGTTCAAAACTTATATGCCTCTGGTTTTGGATATCTTCGTTTCTTATTTTAGTAACTTTACTTCTGTTTATTACTTTAGGATGAATTTTTGTTGTCCATGTTTTACCAGCAAAAAAGCCATTGTGTTGTTTCTCAGGTGGAATATATGTAGctaattaaaaacattaaatgATATATTACATGGTAAAATTGAAGCATTCGCTCAATAAttgttgtacatttttgtataaTACCTTTTAATAATCTTCCGTACATAAGATAGTTATTCATTGTTTCTGCAGCTACTTTTGCAACTTCGGGGTACAGGAATTCCACGTATCCATAGCCACGACTTCTACCAGTCTAGAAATaacatatactattatattatgtacTTAATTTTTAAGCACACcttattttacattatatgtTGTTAATCACTATTGCAAATATTAATGGCAACCATTAAAATGACTAACTAAGGGGATACATCAATAAGGGTACAACACTTAATTACTATAAGTCAGATTAATCATTACAAAAAGAATCTATCTCTTATATTATGTAGGACATATATTGGTATTCTAAGAAAGCATATTCATACTCAAACCAGtgcaaataatattataatggtAATCAAACTTGTAAAATAGGTAGTTgaaattttataacatttatatacatacatatttatattatgtataattcaAATTTATGTATACTTACATTTCTTGATCGAACAACTCGCACTCTAGTTACTTTACCAAA
The Bombus affinis isolate iyBomAffi1 chromosome 2, iyBomAffi1.2, whole genome shotgun sequence genome window above contains:
- the LOC126928546 gene encoding MKI67 FHA domain-interacting nucleolar phosphoprotein; protein product: MKIKKKSNAVRVPPLKKAIKVKRKSSDIEEESTVSKAIENVKKVLEKKNVKATNIPKTVLSPKPEKSHKVIKVRRRKIRPQIRYRRGIVYLGHIPHGFYEEQMTEYFTQFGKVTRVRVVRSRNTGRSRGYGYVEFLYPEVAKVAAETMNNYLMYGRLLKATYIPPEKQHNGFFAGKTWTTKIHPKVINRSKVTKIRNEDIQNQRHISFEQSTRHKLSALEEKLKEKGFDMNFVPIVSSR